The window GCGGTGTCGGTGCTGCCCACAGCGGTTCTCATCTGCTGCTTTATCTGAGGCAGGAGGGCAATAAAGCCTCCTGCATCCGGTACGTGGGGGTCGGACTGCTTTATTGCTCGGTGTtaatgaaagcagaacaaatgggATGACATGTTTGAAAATACCAGGTCTGTGAAGGATgaagctgcagagccagcatgCTCTGACTGCTCCATCCAGCGCAGAGATGCCTCTGGGAAGGTTATGAGTGGCAAGCTGGTCACTGCTCTGGCACAGCCCCTTTTGCATAGACGTAAACCAGCGTGTGTCCTAGTTTGCTGTGCACTCTGAGCAGCCGCCATTAGTTTCCAGAGGAGCCTGTGGTTACATAGCAAAGGATCACCCTTCTCAAACTGTTCAAGGGCACTGTCTCCAGGGACGTGCGGTGAGACTGCAGGACACCCGGAAGGCAAGGAGAAACTCCCCATGGCTGAGGGGAAGAGCCGAGAGTCAGACGACAAAAGAgattgcttttctgtgtttccaAATTCACTGATGTTTTGGATTTGCCTGGGAGCCATGAGAGGAATTAGAAAGGGCATTTAAACCAGAAAGCAGTGCACTTCCATGCTCGTCTCTTCTTCTTGATGCAGTGTTGGAATTTTCCTATACTTTTTTATATCCTCCCCCTTCTTCCAAGAAATTCAAATTGGATGTTGCAGTGTTTCCTGAACATGGTGAATCCTtgtcctgttttgtttgtagATGACCTTGAGGATGTATATGTTGTGTGTCTGCCTGGTTCTTGTGTGAGgctggggggaaggggagagctCCTGTCTTCCTGGGGTGACTGACTGCAGGAGATGGCGTGGGGGCATTGGCTGGAGGATTGCTCCTGGCTGTCCTTGTCCCGCTAGCAGGGCAGGGATCAGGCAGGGATCCAAGCAGACAGTGCTGTAGCTTCTGGTGGCAGGAGCATCTTCCAGCTATTTTGATCCGGCTGTTTCGACGGGAGCTGCAGTAGGAAGGAAATACAATCAGAGCTctagagcagctgcagggccagTCTGTGCTCCAGGACTTGTGCTGGGGAATGACGCAAGGAGCCCTGTGATACTCACAGCACTGTCAGGTGGGgatgccacatgcagggctTATGCTGGCCCAGGTTTCTTCTGTTTGGGGGAATATCcttcacagccctgtgcagcagaTGGGATGGAGAGGGGCTTCCACAGAAAAGCTAGGTAGATGGTATTAAACATGTCATCAccttcttgtttcttctcttgctttctggCTTGTCCCCAAAACTGTTTGCCCCAACAAGTGCTGTTCTGAAATTTTGTCTGAGGTAAGCAATTAAACGTAGTGTGTTCTGTTTTTGCAGGATAGAGAACTGCGTCCAGAAGAAATTGAAGGTAAAACTTGTCGCTCCTTCTGTGTCACCTTTCTCTCTGTCCAGTAAAAACATGCTGGCTGGCCGTTCCAGGTTGGCCCCCAGGGTGTAAAATAATTTGGGCAAATTGCTGGAATAATTCCTGGCAATcctagcaaaataaataatatgtaAAACTGCAACAGTGCTGACTGTAGAGGAATTTACAGGCAATGCAGCGTGAGGAGGATAAATGAGGAAAAGGGAGATTGGCTGTCAGAGAGCTGCTGTACACCCAACTCCCACAGGAAGTATTGAAGAGCATGACAAAGGGGTTTGGCTTTAAGGAAGCTCATCCTTGCAGTCAGGACTATAGAATATAGTGCATGGGTGAAAGATGGGAAAACTTACTACTTCCAGTTTCTTTTGGGAGTGCAGTTTAGGAGAGATCAGTCCGTGATACTTCAAAGCCTCTGCAGTCAAAGCGTGCCTTCTTGTAATGAAATCAGCAATATCAGCTCTATCAGCAATGCTGATAGAAGAGTTTAACGTTACTCCAGTCATTGCTTCTTCATAGGGATATCTGCTAGGAAATGTGTGTGTCTTGGAGAGTCAGGCCTCATAGAATGCTGCTTCTGGGGAGGTTTCTTGGAGAAAGTATTTCAGGCTGTCACTGacaatttcattctttttggaTCCACTCCTGCAGAATTAAGAGAAGCCTTTAAGGAGTTTGATAAAGACAAGGATGGGTTTATTAACTGCAGGGACCTGGGGAACTGCATGCGAACCATGGGCTACATGCCTACTGAAATGGAGCTCATAGAACTCTCCCAGCAGATCAACATGAACTGTGAGTAATATCCACCCATCTGTACCttcctgtggctgctgtgccctgcaTTGCTGCTTTGGGCTGCTTCAGTCTCTTGTTGtttccattcattttatttttttccccctttccctcccttttttCATTCTCATGTTTTGCTCCCCATCATTTCTCTGTTCAGTTGTGATCCCAAGCACTTGatgtgctgggtttttttggtttacTAAAAGAGAGGACTGTTTGGACTGTGTTTTGTGTGAGCAACACAAGGAGTAGCTGTCCACCATGCTTAAATCTTTCAGATGCCCTTGATTTGGACAGTCAGACATTAGTGTACATGTCATGGATGTCATCACACCAAAGCTGGTGTCAGATGGCATCATACTAAAGAAGGAGATGGGGAAGATGGAGATGCTTTGGTCACAATGGGTGGTGGATGGGCTGTTTGGTCTGCTCTGTTTGTGCATtggctgtgtgcctgcagatggtctgtgagctgtgctggtggaggCGAGGCAAAATGTTGCAGATCTGTCTGATGCACTGTGATTGTTTGTGCCCTTGTCTTTCACCACTGGTTTTTGTCACCACTTGTCTGTGGCAGTGTGGGATGTTACCCTTAGCCAGGTGGGAAAATGAATATTTCGTGCATGTTGTTTTTGACATAGACCTGtgtagaaaagagaagggaCCAGCAGTTGTAACATATACGACCATTCACACGTAAAGAACAGCTGATGGCTATAGCACTCAAGTGATTAGGAACTGCAGGGTGTTACTGCCAGCTTTCAGATAGAggacaaacaagaaaaaggataaaTCTGATGAGTAAACAATTGGACATACATTAGCCACAGCTCATGGAGTAAGGCACTGCTGCATGGCACTGCCCGGGCCAGGCAGGAACATCGTGCTGTGCCTTTGCCGAATCCACTGGCACAGGTACAGCAGAGGGTTGCTATAAGCTGTAGTAGGATCAAGCCTTTAAATTCTTGGTGCATGATGCCATAAGGATGTGACAATCTGTGGCACCATAGGATGAAGTAGCTTGGGCTCATTCTACCTATCCTACAATCCAGGAAATACAAGACACTGTAAAAGTacctgtgcttttctttccactgcCCTCCACCTTCCGTGCTCTGCTGCCGGCAGAACCAAGCCCTCTGGGGCATGCTGAAGTGCAAAGGGACTGCTCAGCTTGGCTAACAAACTGAGTTCTTATACACAATCTTTCATCTTATCCCAAGTGGGTGGCCATGTGGATTTTGAAGATTTTGTTGAGCTGATGGGACCAAAGCTGCTGGCAGAAACTGCAGACATGATTGGTGTAAAAGAGCTCCGTGATGCCTTCAGAGAGGTGAGTGCTTCTTACTGTGTGGCCCCAAGGTGAGTGACAGGaaacaggaaagagagaagatctggggggaagaaaagaggaggagagagcagcagaatgGAAGAATGAGAAAGAGCCAACCAGGCATGAAACAAGGGAGGAGCAGAGAACACTCAGATAAGGGAGCTcttgaggaaaggaagaggaaagctgGTGCACACGTGGTAGTGATGAGAGGTTTTTGAGGAGAAAAGGCATACCGAATCCAGACCAAAAGGAAcgtgaaggaggaaaaagagggaCACAAAAGGCATGCAGAAAAAGTAGGGCACTCAAGAGCAGGGCAATACAAAGTCCAACCCAACGCAAGATCCATTCTCCTTAACTGTATTTCCCCTGCTGGTATTTTTGCATGTACTTGCAGTTTGACACTAATGGTGATGGGGAGATCAGCACCAGTGAGCTGCGAGAAGCCATGAAGAAGCTTCTAGGGCAGCAGGTGGGTCATCGGGATATTGAAGAGATCATCCGGGACGTGGATCTGAATGGAGATGGGCGCGTTGACTTTGAAGGTGAGAAGGGACGAATGCTCCCTGTCCATCTGCTGTCGTGTGAGGCAGAGCTTCAGCTTGGAGgtggaagcagaaaggaagatttgCATGCTCTGAGTCCAGATATCTGAAGTacggaggaaaaaaaagaaataattccttAGCTGAGTATTTGTCTGTGTATCCTTCTTGTGCTGCACTGCTATTTCAATCTGGTATCAGCAGTTCTAGCATAGGAAGAGATATGTCCTGTCACAGAGAAAGAGCTTCTGCTGCTCGTATGCAGTGCCAGACTTCATTTTAGGGGgcattttcttcccattcaaTCTATTGCAAGAGCTGTGAGGAGACTGGTGCAGGTTTGGAGATTGCATTGCACCCTTCATTTCCTCTCACTCACCTTACCGTCTGGTTTATagagattttgtttctgtacCTTTATCCCAGAAGTTGGTCACGTGCTAGTTGTGTCACTAGCACTGTTGACAGCTGATCCTCTAGATCACGTTTAATCCTAGAGAGAATTCATTTCTTCTCCCACTTCCCATGCCAGAAGGAGTTGGAATGAGTAAGATTGGTTATGGTGCTATCCTGGACATTAGGCATGGCACGAGTAATGTTAATAGAGCTCAGGGTTCCTGGTAAGGAAAGCAGTTGCTGTCATCAGACAATTAAGCATACACAAGAGTTGGAAGGCACAAGAACACGGCAGGCTGCTTGTTTTCCTAGTGCAGATGTTCTAATGCACTGATTACACGACAGTAGCTCTCCTTGTTCCCGGCAGCTGAATTATGTTAGACagttaaaatacatgaaatccTAGTATCATTTTCTCAGTGAGTTACTGCTTTAGTTGTCAAAGGACAGCTCCATCAACAGAAAAAGGGAAGCCAAAGGGGTAATTTCCACTGCCCTCCTCTTTGTGGTTATTAATTTCCGGTCAGTTCAAGTGtagaatgaaaacacatttatatTTGATGGCATCTGCACTCGATTTTAACTCTTGTAATTGACTTCACAAGCTGCAGGGTGGTGAAGAAATAGATCCAGGATATCCTTCCAGTTAATCTGTATCTTCAAAAACAAGTAATCCATCAAAGCAAACTTTTCTATACAAATAAATACTGGTAACTACTAAAACATTAGTGCTCTCCAACACTGGGTCTCCTGCAAGTGGCAGGCTTAGCAGGCTTAGCAGGCTTGCTAAGAACTTGTGCTGTCATCCCAAGGCTACAAACCAGCCTGCTCTGAAATTACAGTGAAAGGaggaaatataaatataaaaaaataaaatttgcaatAATTTGTTCCAGGGAGTTGGTTGTGCAAACAAGGCTGTGCTCTGGGAAGGATCAGAGGAAATGAACTGCCCTGCTGCGGGGATCATATTACCTTACCTAACACAAGGATTAAAGCCCGTTTTGTGTGAGCTCCTCAGGGCCAGCCATGGAATTGCACTAATTTATTGGCAGTGTGTGGAGCCCCAGTGTCCACTGGCTGCGTATCTCCATGGAATGAGAGCTGGGTTGGAGACCAGGGGTGTTTTCTGCTTCAGGGCTGTCTTTTCTTGTTGGTTGCAGAGTTTGTTCGCATGATGTCCCGCTGAAGAATATTCTCagctaaagaaaaatcagcaccTTAGAGAGGGCAGAAGAGGACCTAGATGGAGCATCTAGCCCCGATGTTCCCACAGGAAGGTTTATCGGCTGGCTGCAAACGGGACATTGCAAGATGACCTGCTGCTCCTCCCTCACGGTGGTCCCCATGCCCCTCCACCCTTTCACACTGTGAAAGACTTACAACTTCCTACAACTGGAACCATTCCTTTGAGATGATTGCAGGAAACTGCAGAGCCAGGACTTGCCATGATGCTTTCATGGGTTATTTGCAACTTTAGActcctccttcccagctttATTCTCCCACCAGTTGCTGCAAAGCAAGAGCAGGAGAAATCCTTTTGGCTTGGTGGATGAGAGCAAAGCCATTGGAACTGGTGGCAGCCTCAGGGCGTGCTCTGCACTTCTTGGTTTCCCTTGGTGAACCCTGTCTGTGTTTGCTGTCTATGCGTGTGTCTATCTGTGTGGAGTTATTTATGCTTCCTCAGCACAAATTTGCATCTCCCGTGGTTATGTTTACCAAAAGTAAATTCAAATACATGTCTTGTGGGGGGAAAGCGATAAATATGCACGCTGAAACGATGTGGAGCCTGGATGTCCGTGTGAGAGGCggtggtggggctggggggaagGGCTGTGGCAGATACACACGTTGGCATGTTGCACCAGGATTCAGGGCCAGTCCTGGCTGTGGGACAGGGAGACCCTGCCAGCTACAAAGCCTGAAGCCGGGctctgccctccctgctgctggccccTACCTCTCCACCCCACTTGCAGTGGGGCGAGTgagagctcctgcagccccagagTGAGGAGCAACAGGAGGAATGGCACCAGGTGAGGCAGCCATATCTACCCTCCCATTTTTGGACATTTTCAAACCTGACTGTCAGCGTATGCACAGTGAAGgactgtgctgtggggctgttgTAACCGTTGGTGCTGAGGATTGGCCAGAAGCCCTGTGGACTCCTTGTGTGGCGGGGCCCCATTCTCCAGCTTGATCACACTTGAGAATCCTGCATTCCTGCAGCAGTGACCATGGCAGCAGCTTCCAcaccctgcctgctgcttccagaCACCCTtgtccttctcctttccccaaGCTGCTCACAACCTCCCGCTCTGTTTTCCTACCCCCCAGGACCTGCAGTTATCCCTTTTTTCTATGCAGAGGCTCTGTCATGAATCACCAGGGTGAATTCCTGCTTGACTTCAAAAGACATCATGATTGCTATAGGTTTCTCAGTGCAACTGGGAGCTGTTTTCTCCCACTGCCTGCTTCCTCCACACTGGAGATTGGAGACCAAtatccttctgctttcttcatcaCAGATCTCTCAATTCCCAAGCTCCCTCTTGTGTTATCAGGGTCCACAAATCCACATCCCAAAGGGggattttctcttctgctttcccGTTGCTGTGCCAACTAGCATAGTTGCAGCAACAACTAAAACCCAGCAGTGGAAGAACTATGCTTTTTGTATGTGCATGTAACCGTGTTAGCACAAGCACGTGCACTGGCCTAGGTttgtatgcacacacaaaagGGAATGCAAGTAGGTACCTGACAGCGCAGCAAAAAAAGTTTATTTGCCAGTGGGTGTGTGCAGACTCTGTGTCTGTTTCTATTTATCATTGTAGCTGGTCATCTTAGAAATGTGTGTCTGAGCTGAGAAATTGGAAAAtgtacagcacagcagctgtacTGGGCTTAGGGGAGGGTAAGGGCGATAAACTGAGCAGAGTCCAGAGTCCTGGTGTGCCATGTGTGTGCTTAGGATAATACTGCAGAGGAGTCAGACCTGTTCAGGCTTGAGTCTGCATGCAGATGTGCTTTACTTACATTGGAGCTCATTGAGGGAGAAGCATTTATGTATGCTGAGAGTTTGGATTTGCTGCTAGCCTGTGTGCCACAGTGACTGGCTGGCTGCCGAGACCAGCAACAACCCAGCCTGAGCCCTGTGCTGGAGCTAGCATGCAGAAACCCAACAGGCATTGGTGGGAAGAGGAGCCAACAGCCAACTTGAACCGACACattgctctgctcacagcagcagattGAAGGACACAGccttaatttatttaaaataataaacgTATTTCTGgaggctgcagtgctttgcactGCACAGGATTGTCCCCAAGCACAGTGTCATAGTGGATGGAGATGTTCCCTGCTAACTTACATGGGTTCCTGTGTCTGCAACCTGGCAGGGCTGTATATGTCTTCCCCAGAAGCACTGGGGTGCTGGCATGGGGTAGGGGTGGCCACAGGGCACCTTTGTGCCATTGGCAGTCCTGGAGCCACAGCTGCTTTCGAGGAAAGCTAAGCTCTGCTACATGACCTCCAGCTCTTTCCTGCCAGGTCTTCCCGTGATACATCAAACAGGTCAGACAGGGCAGGTCTTCAAGCATTCATTTTTGTCCTGCCACAAGCtcttgctggttttgtttgcaCAACAAAACCCACATAATCCCAGGgagttttcttattttcttgtgcTGGCAGGGCCAGAGATTAAAGCTCCAATTTAAATAATCTAATTCCAGAGATAATCCTTTTGCTCTCATCTTCAAACCCCTATTAGGGAGCCTTCCAAATAGCTCCAGACAACGAGGCAGAGCAGGTCCCTCCAGGCACACCAGACCCATGCAGTTGGCTTGGATCTGGCCCGGCAGTGAGGCTGGCTCATATTGACCTCTCAGATATCTCTTCTCTGTTGCAGCCACAAGGTCTGTTTCTGCCCCGCATTTCTCCATCGCTCCTTTTAGATATCCTGATCtctttttcctgcaggaaatgGCTAATATCCAAAACACACGTCCCACACATGgatcagcagggctgcagaccAGGTGGGCCTAATTCCCAACTGGGAGTTatttcagcacagctgccaggTGACAGGGAGATCAAGGGGTCAAGACAACAACCCTGAGCCTTTCACTTGTAGGTTACTGGTTTAAATCCTGCCTGAACCGAGGGACCAGGAAGTTCAATGGAttagcagcagcacacagagcctcTGGGGTGCAATCCAGGCCATCAGTGGCTGCAGGTAGCAATTATGTGGCAGCGGCGTGGGACATCACGGGTGCAGGTCATCACAGCACACCCACCTTGCTCTGCTGGTGGCAGGACAAGTGCTCCTCCTGCCCGATCTCACTCCCTGCTCCGCTAATCCCTCTTGCTTCAAGCCAGCTCGCTAATTATTGGCGAATCATCCTCCAGGTTAGTTACTGGCAcgtgctctgctcctggcaggTGTTGCAACGCTCATTGCTTCGCTAGCTAAAAAGGCTGAGCCCTCAGACGGAAGGGAAGCAAAGCACTGAACAGCCGCGGCCCCGCTGCCCGCCCCAGGGACGCGCgagccccgcgccgctccccgccgtTGCCGGGCAACCCGCCGAGCTCCCGCTTCCCGCCGTCCCACAATGCTTCGCGTTCGGGCCGCGCTGGAGCTCCGTGATTGGCGGAGCGCAGTGGGCGCGGCTCCTCCTCAGGCGCACGGCGGCACGTCGATCTGAGGCCGCGCTTCGTGCTGTCGCTCTGGTTTGTGCCGCCGCTGTCCTTTCCGGGAAAGCCGGTACCGGCCCGGGGTTGTCCCGGCTCGCTGTCGGCAGCTCCGCTCCCCGCTCCGCGCGGCCCACTCAGCGCCGCTGCGCTCCGGCCGGTCACGCCTCCCACCGCTGCGCCGCCATCCCCGCGCCTCCCGGTCGAGCCTACTCTCCCGCTCCCGTTCGCCATTGGTCGCGCGCGTCATGAATATGCAGATAACGTCTCGAGGCTGTCCAATAGGGAACGGACGTAGATTTAATATTCCATTCGCGGCTTATGGATTGGTCGGCGCTCGGCCCGCCCCGGCAGCGGGTTAGGGCGCCCCCAGGCGACAGCAGGaaggggcgggcggcgggcgcaGCGCCTGGAGCCCGAGATGGTGGGCGCCGGGGCGCGCGGGGCGCCGCTgccggtgctgctgctgctgctgccggcACTGCTgcggggcgcggcgggcggCCTCGCCGACAGCGTGGTCTGGGCCGTCAACGCGGGTGGCGATGCCCATGTGGACGTGAACGGCATCCACTTCCGCAAGGACCCGCTCGAGGGCCGCGTGGGCCGAGGTGAGGCCGGGGGGGCCGCGCCGCCGGTTCCGGGGGAGGTGGGTCGGGGGAGGGCGGGCAGCCGGGCCCGGACCGCTCCTCTCGGCGGAGCCCGTCCGTAACGGTGGCGTCCGGGCCCGCGTCCCGCAGCGCCGCCCCGAGTCTAGCCGCTGAGGGCCCGTCCGCGTCCCCGCGGGGCTGCGGTGCCGGGCGCTGTTGGCCTCGAGGGGGAGCGCGGCCTGCGGGCCGTCGTGGTGCGGGGCCGACGGGCGttgctctgctgcccttctgcctCCCCCTGCCTCCTCGCTCCTCGTGGAGCGGAGTGGAATTTCGCCTGGGAAGGTGACGTGAACGCTTAGGCAGCCAAACCGGCAGCGTGCAGCCGCCTGGCTCCCgtttgccttttttccactgCAAGACCCCAGTTTCCACAGCGAGTTCTGCCAGCACGCGCTGCTGCGCCgtcttcctgcagctctgccccggGCCGGGCAGCACCGTGTGAGCGGCAGGGACGGGGCAGGGGCTGAAGCgcaggagcagaggagccgTTCTCAGCCGTTGCTGCTCCCTAATCGCTGGAAGCTTCTGTCTGCGAGCGGCTGGGGAGCTGCTGTCACACTGGGTTACCTTGCTGTACTTCCCCCGAAGCCCCCCAGGTTGTCTGAGTTTTGCCCGTTTCTCATAATCAGTGAACCGCATCTCAGTCGATCCATgaatgctgagctgctcctgctgccgcTTGCAGGTGAGTGCAGGAGCGCAGAGAGCTGTTTGttctctgtgtgtatgtgtttgagGGCTGCGAGGACTGCCCTGGGACCTTGTGTGGGGAGCAGCACCGTGCTGTACGGTGAGCCCTCTGCACACTGTGTGGAAGAGGttacatttaaatattaataggGTTCTCAGTTTCTCATCCTGTGCCCTGAGGTGCTGATCAGGATGGCTCAGCTCCTTCCACACGCCTTTTGTGTGTGACCAGAAGGAGAATGACCTGGTGGACTTGTTTCTGAGTTGAGGAAAAAAGGGTCTTTTCTGAGCACGCTGTGGCTTGCTCCTCCTTTGGGGAAAGCCCGTGTTCTCTGAACACAGCAGGCTGTCAGTAAGCCTGCTGTAGCCAATGGTGCCAGGCACGGCCAAGAAGACTTTACCCCTTTGAGCTATTAAGTGTGTTTCCTTCAATGGCTTTTTATTGCACAATTGTTTGGTTCATGCCAGGCTTCTCTGTTTGGTCGGCATGTAATGGCTGACTGGGAGTACGTGGcaggctgggagggaaggatgTGGGGCAGCACTTCACCTCTGGGCTTTTCGAGTCTCAGTCCCAGATGCTGAGCCCTGAGGAACAGAATGTGTTGATAGCAATTACGTGTCTGTAATGCGTGCACTTGCCTCTTGGTGAGCTGCCCCTGAGCACACCTAATGCACTGGGAAATCAAGCTCACTTTCATGGCTGTGTCAACAGTCCTCTGGGTGACAGCTCTTCCTCTCCAGTTACCTTCTTGGCTATTAATGGGCTTCCTTTATACACAGGCTTTCCTCTGATAGGAGCTGACTTCTGTGGAGCCCTTGGTTTGTGACTGCTGTAATCTGGAGATGTCTGTGTGGGAGGACAGGTTAAACTTTTCACCCGCTGTATTTCTGCTGATCAGAGCCTCCAGTCTTTGTGCCCTGCTTGGAGtggcaaagagcagcagcatgtaATATTGTCTGAGTAGCTGCGTGTGAAACAGGAGATGAAGAACTGGCATTAATTTCCTCTTGCTCGTTTGCATTGGCTCCATCTTTGGCAATATGTTCTGGGTTAGAAGTTCTTGCTTTGTCTTGGCCAGCGCAGTGTCTGTTCCCATGGAAATAGGGGTGGACGTGGCAAGTGTCAGTAGATAACTTGGTGTGGGTCAACTTCTGCTGGCCGAGGTGCCAGTGGGCTTTGGGTGcctgcagccttccctcctGCATTGCTGAGGCATTATTCTGTTCTGAGCTCTCAAGGCACACATCAGTTTGCATTTACACAGTAACACAACAGAATGCCAAGTCAGGGTGAGAGCTCCTGAGAGGTGGTGAGGTGGGGAGCAAGAAGAGGCAATGTTatgatttctgttgttttctcagCTGTTGGTAGTGTTGTTTGAACCCTTCTTAGGGGACTCAACCTGCAGTTGGTGCCCGTTTCAGCTGAGTGGCTGTGAGATGGAGCTACTCTTGAAACCCTTATGTActtttcctgcttccttcttCAAGCTGACACATACTGCCTGCCTGTGGTGAGAAGAAAGGGTTTCGTAAGTcttatctgctgcttttcaccCTTCTGCCATCCCCCAGGTTTTTACTGCTGGAGGGTGAGTCTCTAAAACCTAATGCCACTGCCTGCTAACTTCAAACCTGCTGAATGAATGACTGTAGTCAGTCCTGAAGTGACTGCTTAGGTTCTGTACTCAGAGTTTATACATTGAAAATgttgtaaaaacatttttaggcgtttttcctctttgaagcAGGAGTCTGGGGCCAAGTCTTTTGGCTCTGCGCCCTGTATGTGAAACCAGCTCTTCTTTTTGAAACTGTGAGTGAGTTTTGTCTCTGGGACTGCAGCAGGTCCAGACCCATTTTTCTGCAGGACCCAGGTTCAGGGATTTtggctgcttctgctccagTAGTGCCTTCTCCTGACCAGAGCAAGGAGTGAGAATGGGTCTCACTAGGGCAGTGAGTGCTAAGGCCATGTGCAATTAAGCacttaagagaaaataaagcatctgtTCGTGTTCCTCAGAAATTAACCAAATGAACTGTTCTGTGCTTGAAATACAGCTTCTGACTATGGTATGAAGCTACCAATCCTGCGGTCCAATGCAGAAGATCAGATCCTGTACCAGACAGAGCGTTACAATGAGGAAACCTTTGGCTACGAAGTTCCCATCAAAGAAGAGGGTGACTACGTGTTGGTGTTGAAGTTTGCAGAGGTTTACTTTGCACAATCTCAACAGAAGgtaagcagcagctctgtgccgcTCTGAGCTTTCCTGTCTCTTTGATAGTTAAAGCTGTCTATGCCTGGGTTGCCTCTGCTGTTTTTTATGCTTTGCATGGAGAAAGTAAAGTGAGACGCTACAGGTTAACTTCATCTGTAGAGCTCATAAGAGAGTGGTTTGATACATGGAACCTCTTCCACACGACGGATACACGTTTGACCTGTAAAACTGCATTACGAGAGTGTTCAAACAAACATGTGCAACAGCACATAAGTAGCATTGGATTTTTATGATCTGTTtaggctgtgctgtgtttgagaAGTGTTTTTGCCATTTCCCTGTCTGCTTGTGTCTGATGCAACTGCATGCCTGTTGTGGAGCAAGTATTGCACATACTGAATCAGGAAAGTGATCTGGGTTAAATAAACTACTGAAACAGTTTGTATGAGTGTAATAACTGATAATGGTTCAAAATAACTGTGTGCCTACAGTGTCAAATTCAACCCCTCATCAAAGCTCTCTGGAGATCAATAATCCTTGCCTGCTTTTGAAATCCCTCTTGTAAAGATGTGGaagcaaaagcacaaagaatCCAATGCCCTGTGATAAATTGGAAGAGAAACGTGTATTTCAATCTGGCTTTACCCTCACTCTGTCAGCTGCTTTAGAGCTCTTCTTAAACACTGTACTGCCATTCTGACGGAGAAGTATTTCAGGGAAC of the Lagopus muta isolate bLagMut1 chromosome 17, bLagMut1 primary, whole genome shotgun sequence genome contains:
- the CABP1 gene encoding calcium-binding protein 1 isoform X3 → MGNCVKSPLRNLSKKIRHEEKTCYKAVQTSEEGPSEYQGPLMVLAQNCAVMHNLLGPACIFLRKGFAENRQPDRELRPEEIEELREAFKEFDKDKDGFINCRDLGNCMRTMGYMPTEMELIELSQQINMNLGGHVDFEDFVELMGPKLLAETADMIGVKELRDAFREFDTNGDGEISTSELREAMKKLLGQQVGHRDIEEIIRDVDLNGDGRVDFEEFVRMMSR